One segment of Agrococcus sp. ProA11 DNA contains the following:
- a CDS encoding manganese catalase family protein, with the protein MYFHKQELQHTATPEKPDAVYARKLQEVLGGQYGEISVAMQYQFQAWNMHMPGKYRDLVFGIGAEEMGHVEMLAVMIAQLLEKAPLGITDEAVQADPTVAAVVGGTDIQQGIVAGAGARPVDSMGNPWQGSYITASGNLLADFTANANAEMQGRTQVARLYHMTDDHGVRDLLKFLLARDTMHQNQWIAAAAELREEGHEDLPVPSNFPQRKEHTAVSYEYINFSDGAAASEGSWASGPTPDGHGEFSYRAEPEAGVPMPPPTTPDARWYGTTPKSNTAEKLAGEVQDKLHKE; encoded by the coding sequence ATGTACTTCCACAAGCAGGAACTGCAGCACACGGCAACGCCCGAGAAGCCGGATGCCGTCTACGCCCGCAAGCTGCAGGAGGTGCTGGGTGGCCAATACGGCGAGATCAGCGTTGCCATGCAGTATCAGTTCCAGGCCTGGAACATGCACATGCCGGGCAAGTACCGCGACCTCGTCTTCGGCATCGGGGCCGAGGAGATGGGGCACGTCGAGATGCTCGCCGTGATGATCGCGCAGCTGCTCGAGAAGGCTCCGCTCGGCATCACCGACGAGGCCGTGCAGGCCGACCCGACCGTCGCCGCGGTCGTCGGCGGCACCGACATCCAGCAGGGGATCGTCGCGGGCGCGGGCGCTCGCCCGGTCGACTCGATGGGCAACCCCTGGCAGGGCAGCTACATCACCGCGAGCGGCAACCTGCTCGCCGATTTCACGGCGAACGCCAATGCCGAGATGCAGGGCCGAACTCAGGTTGCGCGGCTGTACCACATGACGGACGACCACGGCGTGCGCGATCTCCTCAAGTTCTTGCTTGCGCGCGACACCATGCACCAGAACCAGTGGATCGCCGCCGCGGCCGAGTTGCGCGAGGAGGGCCACGAGGACCTGCCGGTGCCGAGCAACTTCCCGCAGCGCAAGGAGCACACCGCAGTGTCGTACGAGTACATCAACTTCAGCGACGGCGCGGCCGCCAGCGAGGGCAGCTGGGCGAGCGGCCCGACGCCCGACGGCCATGGCGAGTTCTCGTATCGCGCCGAGCCGGAGGCAGGCGTGCCGATGCCGCCGCCGACGACGCCGGATGCGCGCTGGTACGGCACGACGCCGAAGTCGAACACCGCCGAGAAGCTCGCTGGCGAGGTGCAGGACAAGCTGCACAAGGAGTGA
- a CDS encoding HAD-IIA family hydrolase — MTIPRTRADIESWLTDMDGVLVHEEHPLPGAKELLQQWQDEGTEFLVLTNNSIYTPRDLAARLRASGLIVPEERIWTSALATADFLKDQMPGGSAYVIGEAGIITALHEIGFTMTDSKPDFVVIGETRSYSFEAITKAIRLIAGGARFISTNPDATGPSTDGILPATGAINALITKATGRVPYIVGKPNPMMFRSALNKIGAHSENTGMIGDRMDTDIIAGMEAGLHTVLVMTGISDPSVLETYPFRPDEMLDGVHQLVKEKPVESELDEPHTDV, encoded by the coding sequence ATGACCATTCCCCGAACGCGCGCCGACATCGAAAGCTGGCTCACCGACATGGACGGCGTGCTCGTCCACGAGGAGCACCCGCTGCCGGGCGCGAAGGAGCTGCTGCAGCAGTGGCAGGACGAGGGCACCGAATTCTTGGTGCTCACCAACAACTCGATCTACACGCCCCGGGATCTCGCCGCGCGTCTGCGCGCATCCGGCCTCATCGTGCCGGAGGAGCGCATCTGGACGAGTGCGCTCGCCACCGCCGACTTCCTCAAGGATCAGATGCCTGGCGGCTCCGCGTACGTGATCGGCGAAGCGGGCATCATCACCGCGCTGCACGAGATCGGCTTCACGATGACCGACAGCAAGCCGGATTTCGTGGTGATCGGCGAGACGCGCTCCTACTCCTTCGAGGCGATCACGAAGGCGATTCGGCTCATCGCCGGCGGCGCCCGCTTCATCTCCACCAACCCCGATGCGACCGGGCCCAGCACCGACGGGATCCTGCCGGCGACCGGTGCCATCAACGCGCTCATCACGAAGGCCACCGGCCGCGTGCCCTACATCGTCGGCAAGCCGAACCCGATGATGTTCCGGTCTGCGCTGAACAAGATCGGTGCGCACAGCGAGAACACCGGCATGATCGGCGACCGCATGGACACCGACATCATCGCCGGCATGGAGGCGGGCCTGCACACGGTGCTGGTCATGACCGGCATCTCGGATCCCTCGGTGCTGGAGACCTATCCGTTCCGGCCCGACGAGATGCTCGACGGCGTGCACCAGTTGGTGAAGGAGAAGCCGGTCGAATCCGAGCTCGACGAGCCGCACACCGACGTGTAG
- a CDS encoding exodeoxyribonuclease III, which yields MRIATWNVNSVRARAARIVDWLERSDVDVLAMQEIKCKTEQFPYAAFEAAGYEVQAHGLNQWNGVAIASRLPMTEVERDFTGQPGYANAGDPVVEARAMAATVEGVRMWSLYVPNGRELAHAHYDYKLEWLRALTDLSGGWRGRPFALMGDFNIAPLDTDVWDIDVFEGSTHVSQPERDAFQSLLDAGLVDVVRDRAPGYTYWDYKAGRWNKNEGMRIDFVLGSPEFADLVGRASIHRDERTGDAPSDHVPVVVDLDLETELDDDRPMIF from the coding sequence ATGCGCATCGCCACCTGGAACGTCAACTCCGTTCGCGCCCGAGCGGCTCGCATCGTCGACTGGCTCGAGCGCAGCGACGTCGACGTGCTCGCCATGCAGGAGATCAAGTGCAAGACCGAGCAGTTCCCCTATGCCGCGTTCGAGGCGGCGGGATATGAGGTGCAGGCGCACGGCCTGAACCAGTGGAACGGCGTCGCCATCGCATCCAGGCTGCCGATGACGGAGGTCGAGCGCGACTTCACCGGGCAGCCCGGCTACGCCAACGCCGGCGACCCGGTGGTGGAGGCGCGCGCGATGGCCGCCACCGTCGAGGGCGTGCGGATGTGGAGCCTCTACGTGCCGAACGGGCGCGAGCTCGCGCATGCGCACTACGACTACAAGCTCGAGTGGCTGCGTGCGCTCACGGATCTCTCCGGCGGCTGGCGCGGTCGACCGTTCGCGCTGATGGGCGACTTCAACATCGCGCCGCTCGACACCGACGTGTGGGACATCGACGTCTTCGAGGGCAGCACGCACGTGTCGCAGCCCGAGCGCGATGCCTTCCAGTCGCTGCTCGACGCCGGACTCGTCGATGTCGTGCGCGACCGCGCCCCGGGCTACACCTACTGGGACTACAAGGCGGGCCGCTGGAACAAGAACGAGGGCATGCGCATCGACTTCGTGCTGGGCAGCCCTGAGTTCGCCGACCTCGTCGGGCGAGCATCCATCCACCGCGACGAGCGCACCGGGGACGCCCCGAGCGACCACGTGCCCGTGGTCGTCGATCTCGACCTCGAGACCGAGCTCGACGACGACCGGCCGATGATCTTCTGA
- the pyrE gene encoding orotate phosphoribosyltransferase, producing the protein MTARDQLIQLIRDEAVFHGDFVLTSGKPATYYVDLRKLSLDHRAAPLIGDVLLDLIADIPDVAAVGGLTMGADPLATAVLHRGLARGLAVDAFVVRKEPKDHGRGRQVEGPELAGKRVVVLEDTSTTGGSPIAAIEALRKVGAEVVAVAVIVDRATGAQAAIEAAGVEYRAAITLDDLGLAPQ; encoded by the coding sequence GTGACCGCGCGCGACCAGCTGATCCAGCTCATCCGTGATGAAGCCGTCTTCCACGGCGACTTCGTCCTCACCAGCGGCAAGCCGGCGACCTACTACGTCGATCTGCGGAAGCTCTCGCTCGACCACCGCGCCGCACCGCTGATCGGCGACGTGCTGCTCGACCTGATCGCCGACATCCCGGATGTCGCGGCGGTCGGCGGCCTCACGATGGGCGCGGACCCGCTCGCCACCGCCGTGCTGCACCGTGGCCTCGCGCGCGGCCTCGCGGTCGACGCATTCGTGGTGCGCAAGGAGCCCAAGGATCACGGCCGCGGCCGCCAGGTCGAGGGGCCAGAGCTCGCGGGCAAGCGGGTCGTCGTGCTGGAGGACACCTCCACCACCGGCGGCAGCCCGATCGCGGCGATCGAGGCGCTGCGCAAGGTCGGCGCCGAGGTGGTGGCAGTCGCCGTGATCGTCGATCGGGCAACCGGGGCGCAGGCGGCGATCGAAGCGGCGGGCGTCGAGTATCGCGCGGCGATCACGCTCGACGACCTCGGCCTCGCCCCCCAGTAG
- a CDS encoding DUF6421 family protein, translating into MTQTTAADLRQHAAWLQIKAAATALQPMQSKNGAIEDPADHDAARTHVAELAQGIRDIAPEFPHDAAYLAQAANDFERWEAEGFGEPDFFDSLMQFQPQQHRVDGLAHLVVFPMYTQNGSTKRLVEAVLVEVIWPEFIADLEAGDYSNKLFVPLRFIDFTAGYDTNSAVLFPETVAMREIPSFTWGAIFQDREAARFRRVVDAACDVTKLQLPADAAELLHDQRLTEETFVMWDLIHDRTHMRGDLPFDPFMIKQRMPFFLYSLEELRCDLTAFRESVAIERRIAADDQATDADRELAKHAKRVQYAVIFDRIFRFAITGSRTRNYDGLGGQLLFAWLHQHRVLHWTDTQLAFDWDEVPDVVNKLGEAIEQLYWRSIDRPKVAHWLAAYELVSSVVEPHPASKWKAGELPLDGAPRQLTDLVMDDEFPLSMFYEAFEKKMRDVIASTEGITA; encoded by the coding sequence ATGACCCAGACCACTGCCGCAGACCTGCGTCAGCACGCCGCATGGCTCCAGATCAAGGCGGCCGCCACCGCACTGCAGCCGATGCAGTCGAAGAACGGTGCCATCGAGGATCCGGCCGACCACGACGCGGCCCGCACGCACGTCGCCGAGCTCGCCCAGGGCATCCGCGACATCGCCCCCGAGTTCCCCCACGATGCCGCCTACCTCGCGCAGGCGGCGAACGACTTCGAGCGCTGGGAGGCCGAGGGCTTCGGCGAGCCCGACTTCTTCGACTCGCTCATGCAGTTCCAGCCGCAGCAGCACCGAGTCGACGGGCTGGCGCACCTGGTCGTCTTCCCGATGTACACGCAGAACGGCTCCACGAAGCGCCTCGTTGAGGCCGTGCTGGTGGAGGTCATCTGGCCCGAGTTCATCGCCGATCTCGAGGCCGGCGACTACTCCAACAAGCTCTTCGTGCCGCTGCGCTTCATCGACTTCACGGCCGGCTACGACACCAACTCGGCCGTGCTCTTCCCCGAGACCGTGGCGATGCGCGAGATCCCCTCGTTCACCTGGGGAGCGATCTTCCAGGATCGGGAGGCGGCCCGCTTCCGCCGCGTGGTCGATGCCGCGTGCGATGTCACCAAGCTGCAGCTGCCGGCGGATGCGGCCGAGCTGCTGCACGACCAGCGGCTGACGGAGGAGACCTTCGTCATGTGGGACCTCATCCACGACCGCACCCACATGCGCGGCGACCTGCCGTTCGACCCGTTCATGATCAAGCAGCGCATGCCGTTCTTCCTTTACTCGCTCGAGGAGCTGCGCTGCGACCTCACCGCCTTCCGCGAGTCGGTCGCGATCGAGCGCCGCATCGCCGCCGACGACCAGGCGACGGATGCCGACCGCGAGCTCGCGAAGCACGCGAAGCGCGTGCAGTACGCCGTGATCTTCGACCGCATCTTCCGCTTCGCGATCACGGGCTCGCGCACCCGCAACTACGACGGCCTCGGCGGCCAGCTGCTCTTCGCGTGGCTGCACCAGCACCGCGTGCTGCACTGGACCGACACGCAGCTCGCCTTCGACTGGGACGAGGTGCCGGACGTGGTGAACAAGCTCGGCGAGGCGATCGAGCAGCTCTACTGGAGGTCGATCGACCGCCCGAAGGTCGCGCACTGGCTGGCCGCGTACGAGCTGGTCTCGTCGGTCGTGGAGCCGCACCCGGCATCCAAGTGGAAGGCGGGCGAGCTGCCGCTCGATGGCGCGCCCCGCCAGCTGACCGACCTGGTCATGGACGACGAGTTCCCGCTGTCGATGTTCTACGAGGCGTTCGAGAAGAAGATGCGCGACGTCATCGCCTCGACCGAGGGCATCACCGCCTGA
- a CDS encoding AEC family transporter, whose amino-acid sequence MGGVLIGFAIIGFVILVGWLLARLGIVSQEGRLVLNRTSFFAASPALLFTVLAQADVGLLFSGVLAVALVSFVAVALLYAVVARIWLTKDPSRIALAATASGYSNVNNIGLPVAIYVIGDASFIGPMLLLQLLLLAPVLLATLDILTAGRASFVGIVTQPLRNPMLIGATLGAVVAALDIELPAPVLAPLEILGGAAVPLMLLAFGISLAGERPLQPGSGRREVWLAVALKNVVMPVAALLLAKFVFAMDAQLVYACTVMAALPSAQNMYQYALRYDRATVITRDIVLLTTLLSLPVMLVIAWVLQPG is encoded by the coding sequence ATGGGCGGCGTGCTGATCGGTTTCGCCATCATCGGCTTCGTCATCCTGGTCGGCTGGCTGCTCGCCCGCCTCGGCATCGTGTCGCAGGAGGGCCGCCTGGTCCTCAACCGCACGTCGTTCTTCGCGGCCAGTCCGGCGCTGCTGTTCACCGTCCTGGCGCAGGCCGACGTCGGTCTGCTCTTCTCCGGCGTGCTGGCCGTCGCGCTCGTCTCGTTCGTCGCGGTCGCGCTGCTCTACGCCGTGGTGGCGCGCATCTGGCTCACGAAGGACCCGAGCCGGATCGCCCTCGCCGCGACCGCATCCGGCTACAGCAACGTCAACAACATCGGCCTGCCCGTGGCGATCTACGTCATCGGCGACGCGAGCTTCATCGGCCCCATGCTGCTGCTGCAGCTGCTGCTGCTCGCGCCCGTGCTGCTCGCCACCCTCGACATCCTCACCGCCGGCCGCGCATCCTTCGTCGGCATCGTCACTCAGCCGCTGCGCAACCCCATGCTCATCGGCGCCACGCTCGGAGCGGTGGTGGCGGCGCTCGACATCGAACTGCCCGCGCCCGTGCTCGCGCCGCTCGAGATCCTGGGCGGCGCCGCCGTGCCGCTCATGCTGCTGGCCTTCGGCATCTCGCTCGCCGGCGAGCGCCCGCTGCAGCCCGGTAGCGGCCGCCGCGAGGTCTGGCTGGCGGTGGCGCTCAAGAACGTCGTCATGCCCGTCGCGGCGCTGCTGCTGGCCAAGTTCGTCTTCGCGATGGATGCGCAGCTGGTCTACGCCTGCACCGTGATGGCGGCGCTCCCGAGCGCGCAGAACATGTATCAGTACGCGCTGCGCTACGACCGCGCGACCGTGATCACCCGCGACATCGTGCTGCTGACGACGCTGCTGTCGCTGCCGGTCATGCTCGTCATCGCCTGGGTGCTGCAGCCGGGGTAG